In bacterium, the sequence GAAAACGAAAGTAGAAAAGGAGATAGGAGCAACCGCGGCAGAAATTTTTGCGACTCATTTGATGTTATTAGAAGACCCGAGTTTAATCCAGCAGACCATCGAGCGGATTCGTCAGGATAAAACAAATGCTGAATATCTCTTCACGCAGGTTCTACAGAAAATGATAGCGGTTTTTGCGAAAATGGAAGACGAATATTTGCGGGAACGAGCTACCGATTTACGTGATGTTGGACGGCGAGTGATTAGCAATCTGCTTGGGAAAGAACGGGAAACATTAGCGAAATTGGAAGAAGAAGTGATTGTGGTTGCGTATGACCTTGCTCCATCAGATACCGCTTCAATGGTCAAAGAGAAAGTGATTGGTTTTGCCACTGATACTGGGAGTAGAACATCGCATACTGCGATTATGGCGCGTGCACTTGAAATTCCCGCAGTGGTTGGATTGGGCAACATCACTGCCTCAGTGAAATCCGGAGATACACTTATCGTTGATGGTTCACACGGGGTAGTTATCGTCAATCCTGATCCAGCAACCTTAGCGGAATATCAGGAAAAGCAACGGCGCTACATTTTGTTCGAGCGGGAATTAGAAAAAATTAAAGGGTTACCGGCAGAAACGACTGATGGATATCGAGTAACCATAGCTGCAAACATTGAGTTGCCAGAAGAAATTGAGCACGTTAAAAAGCATGGCGCTGATGGTGTCGGATTATACCGCACTGAATTCTTATACATGAACCGACCGGATTTCCCATCAGAAGAAGAACAGTTTGAAGCATATCGGGTTGTAGCGGAAAGTCTCGCTCCGCAACCGGTGATTATCCGGACGATTGACCTTGGTGGTGATAAGTTTATTTCACAGCTCGATATGCCTGCGGAAATGAATCCGTTTTTAGGATGTCGCGCGATTCGGTTCTGTTTAGAGCGTCCGGATGTATTTAAAACTCAGTTACGTGCTATTGTTCGGGCAAGTATGTTTGGTTCAGTTAAGATAATGTTCCCGATGATATCCGGCGTTAAAGAGCTTCGTGCGGCGTTATCGATTCTTGATGAGACCAAACGGGAATTAGCTGCTGAAGGAGTTGAATACGACCAGAATTTGCAGGTCGGGGTTATGATTGAAATTCCATCAGCAGCGATGACCGCAGATATTTTAGCGAAAGAAGTTGATTTTTTTAGTATTGGAACGAATGATTTGATTCAATATACGCTAGCGGTTGACCGAGTAAATGAACGGATAGCGCATCTATACGACCCACTTCATCCTGCAATATTGCGGTTTATTAAATGGGTGATTGATGCTGGGCATAATGCGGGGATTTGGGTCGGAATGTGTGGTGAAATGGCATCAGACCCAATGTTTACGATGATTCTTCTCGGATTAGGATTAGATGAATTTAGTATGGGACCGGTAGCGATTCCCGGAATTAAAAAAATTATTCGATCAGTTAGCATGCAGGAATCGAAAGAGTTAGCGAGAACGGTATTCAATTTATCAACTGCAGATGAAATTCGTGAATATTTGCAACGGCGCGTTTCACAAATTCTACCAGAACTGGTGTAAAGAATTGTCCGAAATGAATTGTCCTAAGTCCTGAGCTTGAGATTTACGACGTCGATTTCGGATTTACACCTGAACGGTTATATGTCAACTTTTATTTTTGATAATATTCAAAAGATCGAGAAAATTGACCAGCATAATATGGGTGCATTGCTGTATGATTTAGCAGAACAATGTCAAGCAGCGGTTACTATCGGAGAACAATTTAAGCGAAACTCGAATAACACAAATATTACGAACATCCTGTTCGCTGGGCTTGGCGGGTCAGCAATCAGTGGTGATTTATTACGCAATTATCTAGCAGAACAATTGGCGGTACCGCTAGTAGTAAGTCGAAATTATACCTTACCGAATTTCGTTGGTTCTACGACCTTATTCATTGCGAGTAGTTATTCAGGAAACACAGAAGAAACCCTGTCTGCCTATGATATCGCCAAGAAAAAGAAAGCGCAAATTCTTTGTATTACCAGCGGTGGAAAATTAGCCGAACGCGCGGTAAACGATGGATTTCCGGTTATCATTATTCCTTCAGGATTACCACCAAGAACCGCTATCGGCTATTCGTTTTTCCCGGCGTTAATAGCATTAGCTAACTTAGCGTTGATTCCGGAACAAACATCTGCGGCAACCGAGGTTATCGCTCTCTTAAAACGGTTACGTGAACAATATGCGCCAGAAGTTGCTATGGAACAGAACCTGACAAAACAAATCGCAAGTCGGCTCTACGGTAAACTCCCGGTCATTTATGCTTCTGGTGATAGATTTGAAAGTATCGTTATGCGATGGCGCTGTCAGATAAACGAAAATAGCAAATGTTTAGCGAATTCTCAGGTATTCCCGGAATTAAATCATAACGAAATTGTTGGTTGGGAAGTGCAAAAAGAGTTAATGCAGAAGATGCATGTTATTTACATCCGCGATAAAGAAGACCATCCGCAAGTGCAAAAACGGTTTCAGATAACCCGGGAATTGATTGAAGAATATGCGGATGGGATAACTGAGCTATGGACAATCGGGAATTCGCTATTAGCCCGGATGTGGTCGGTGTTATATTGTGGCGATTATGTGAGTTATTATCTAGCGATATTAAACGAAGTCGACCCAACCCCGGTTACCAAAATTAACTATTTAAAAGAAAAATTGACAAAATAACGATTGAAAAACCGAAAAATTTGAAAACAGAAAGTTATCGGTTACCATCTATAGAATTGCCGGCATTGAATTAGAATTATTCTTCCGTTTTTATGTTTTTCGGTTACGTATAGTATGTCCCATTCGAATAAGTTGTGGTCAGGTAGATTCAAAACAGCTACCGATACTGACGTAGAACAGTATACCGTTTCGTTGCATTTCGATAAACGATTATATAAATATGATATTCTCGGCAGTATCGCCCATGTGCGGATGCTTGGGAAATGCCGGATTATTTCCCATGCTGAAATGCACAAAATTATTCGCGGGTTACAGGAAATATTGCATGAATTCGAATCTGGAAAATTCAAATATAATCCCGCGGATGAAGATATCCATATGAGTATTGAAAAGCGATTACACGAGAAAATCGGCACCACAGCAGGAAAACTGCATACCGCTCGCAGTCGGAATGACCAGATTGTGTTAGATATGCGGTTATACTTACGCGAAGTGATAGCTGACCTTGACGGGTATCTAAAACACTTACAACAGACCCTGATACAATTAGCGGAAAAAAATCTTACCATAATTATGCCGGGGTTTACCCATTTACAGCATGCACAGCCGGTGCTACTTTCACATCATTTACTAGCGTATTTTGAGATGTTCGACCGCGACCGCGACCGGCTGCGTGAAACTTATCGTCGGGTTAATGTTATGCCGCTTGGTGCCGGAGCACTTGCTGGAACCTCGTTTCCGATTGACCGGAATTATGTTGCTAAACAGCTTGGGTTTCCGATAATATCGAAGAATAGTATTGATACCGTTTCTGACCGGGATTTTATCATCGAAGTTCTAAACGATACAGCAATCCTGATGATGCATTTATCGCGACTTGCTGAAGAGTTAGTGTTATGGTCAACGCCGGAATTCGGGTTCATCGAAATAGGCGATGCGTTTTGTACCGGAAGTAGTATTATGCCGCAGAAAAAAAATCCGGATGTTGCCGAGTTAATCCGCGGGAAAACCGGGCGCGTTTATGGAAACCTTATATCCGTGTTAACAGTTTTGAAAGGATTACCGTTATCCTACAACCGCGATTTACAGGAAGATAAAGAGCCATTATTCGATTCGATTGATACCATTATCGGAACCTTATCGGTTTTGATAAAAATGCTACCGAGCATAAAGTTCAATGTGCAACGAATGCGGTTAATGGCAGAGTTGGGTTACGCTAACGCTACAGATGTAGCCGATTATCTGACGAAAAAAGGGGTTCCATTCAGAGAAGCGCATACCATTGTCGGAAAGCTGGTTCAATATTGCATCCGCCATAAGAAAATTTTGGAAGAACTCCCGCTGGAAATATACCAACAGTTCCACCCAAAGTTTCAGCGAGATATTTATCAAATTTTAGATATTCGACATAGTGTAGATTCGCGAAATCTCCCGGGTGGAACCGCTACGGTTCAGGTAACAAAAGCTATTGCCGAAGCGAAAAAGAGATTAAAAAAAGAACTGCTAACAAACCGTTACGCTTAGCTTAATATTATCATTTCCAGAAATTTAGTTTTTGATTAGTATGACCGTTACTGAAGTATTACATGCTATCAAACTCCCGGCGTATGAATATTTCGCCGACCCAGTCGAATTGACAGACGCTATGGTTGTTCAGAATCGCGACCGATTGATTCGCGAAATAACCCGGTTTGCTGGATTACATTCAATTTATCTTGCTAATTATCAGATTTATCCTGGAATAACCAAACTAGATTTGATTTATGTGCTCCATGACCATCACGATGTTAAAGTGGTCGAATCCGGATTAATTGCTGCTACCCGGAAACTGATTTCTGATACCCCCATATTTTATTTTCCTCGATTGTATCCCGAACGAATCTTTCGCGAAATATATCAGCTTTCACCGCCGTTATCACTCCAGCGAGTACACGGTCCGGAAATCAGGTTCAATTTTTTACCGGAAGAAGAACGGTCGTTTACCTGGTGCTCATTTCTCAACGACCGATTGGTAATATCGCCCTTAAACTTTTTTATCCCAGCGTTAGTTGATGGGAAATTTGCCGTTGCGGATACGTTACGACAGCTTGAAACCACGCGCGATTTATTATTGTATTTCACTCGCGCGACCCGGATGAACATTAACCGATGGCAACCGTTTATGTTCGATTTAACGAAGTTACTGCAGAATTGGTTCCGATTAGGATTAGAACGATATCAACTGGTTAAAGAGTTGGTTCGAACCGCGGTGGTTATACTTTTTGAATTAATCGAAACGTTTTGCAAATATCTGTTAAAGGAAAAACTGATTTTCTCGCAGGAGAAACAGAAGGTAGTTGTTCCGGAAACTGCGAGTATGCAATTAACCGGACAACATGCTGATAATGCATTTCGAATTCAATCTACAAAACCCGCATTTGCAGCGAGTTTTTTCGCTGAAAATGTTAAAGCGATTTTTCTTGACCAATGGCAACCGGGAACTGCATTCCAGAAAATGATTGCTACGTATCAGAGAAACCGAGAATTTTATGTTTATCTTCCGAAAGAATTAGCAATCCAGTTAGAGCAATATTCGCACGGAACAGATTACCATACGAAACAGGTGCAAAAAGTGTTGTTAGTTAAAGAATGGCTTGGCGGATTAGCGTTTCCGAACGTTATCGATGCCCGGAATCGGTTGCTCAGTAAACAGCAGGAATTCTTAGCGAAATTTAAATCGGTACCCGCATCGTCAGATTTATTCCAATACCCAGTTGAAAAAACGCAGCGATGGAATAAATTTGCGCCCTCGTTTCTTGGCGATAAACTCGCTGAGAAACGCGAACTGGAACGAAAACTATGGCAGGAAAAACGCTGTACGGAATTAGTTACCGCAAGTTAACCAAAATTAGATTCTCTATTCTAAAAAGGATTAATCGGAATATCGGAAATTGAAATCAGCTGAAAACGATTCAAACGCAGAGGGTAGGTTTTAACCGTATCGTTTTATTTCCAATTTCGATATACGAGATTCGAACGAGATAATGAGATAAAATTATGCATCAATTTCAATATCGAAACAACGAATTATATTGCGAGCAGGTGCGTATCAAAGATATTGCTGAACAGGTCGGAACACCGTTTTACCTTTATAGTCGGCAGACGTTAATTGAACATTATCGGAGACTCGATACCGCATTTGCTGCGATTGACCATCTCATTTGCTATTCGATAAAGGCGAATTTCAATTTAGCGTTATGCAAACTTCTGTGCGAGCAAGGATGCGGAGCGGATATTGTGTCCGGTGGCGAATTATATCGCGCGTTACAAGCCGGATTCGACCCGCAGAAAATTGTTTACGCTGGCGTCGGGAAAACGGCAGAAGAAATCGAGTACGCTTTAAACTCGAATATTTTAATGTTCAACGTTGAATCGATGCCGGAAGCGGAACTCATCAGTCAGATTGCTACCCGATTAAAGAAAACCGCTAAACTAGCGATTCGGGTTAATCCGGATGTTGATGCGCATACCCACGACTATATTACCACCGGAAAAAAAGAAAATAAGTTCGGAATAGATTACCACGATGCGCCGGAATTCTATCATCGGGTTAAACAATTACCGAATCTAGCTGTGGTCGGAATGCATATTCATATCGGTTCACAAATCGAGACCCCGCAACCGTATATCGCTTCGATTAAACGGGTTATCACGCTCTTGCATAAACTGCGCGATTCCGGAATACATCTTGATGTATTCAATATGGGTGGTGGGATGGGTATCGTGTACCATAACGAACGACCGATGCCCGCAACTGAATTTGCTGCCGCAATTGTCCCGTTAGTAGCAAATCTCGGATGTCGGCTCATTTTAGAACCTGGCAGGTATCTGGTCGGAAACGCCGGAATATTATTAACCAAAGTGCTCTATGTTAAAAAAACGCACGAAAAAACGTTTGTTATCGTTGATGCGGCAATGACCGATTTAATTCGCCCAGCACTTTATAATGCATATCACGAAATTCTTCCGGTAGTAAAAAACGATTCTGCAAAAATGCTCGAAGCGGATATTGTCGGACCGGTTTGTGAATCCGGCGATTTTTTTGCACATAATCGGAAAATTCAAGAAGTTCAATCCGGCGATTTAGTAGCGATAATGAGTGCGGGTGCGTATGGATTTTCGATGGCATCGAATTATAATTGCCGGCCGCGTCCAGCAGAAGTTTTAGTTGAGCATGCGACGTATCGCATTGTGCGGAAACGGGAAACCTACGAAGATTTATTAAAAAATGAGAAATAACTGAGAGATTTGAGAAACGAACGCACGGAGGAACTAGAAACTAAAGAATAAGAACCGATAAGATTATGTTCCTACGTTCTTTCGTTCTTCCATGAGTTTGATAGGGAGGTATAAAACCGGATGAATATTCCATTCAGTAAATTTAGTGGAGCTGGGAACGATTTTATTCTGATTGATAATCGTGAGCAGAACATATCGTCAGACGGTATCTCGTTTACCGATGAGAATGGTTCCACACACCAGCTTGCGCTACCGACGCTTATCAATAGACTCTGCCGTCGGGGGTTATCCGTCGGTGCGGATGGCGTTATTCTGATTGAAAATTCGAAAACAGCGGATTTTAAAATGCGATATTTTAACGCTGACGGTTCTGAAGCGGATACCTGCGGGAACGGCGCTCGGTGCGCTGCTCGATTCGCGTTTCTGAAACAAATCGCGCCACGCCGGATGCGGGTTGAAACCCGCGCCGGACTCTATGAAGCGGAAATAACTGACCAGAATCTGGTTAAAGTTAAAATGAGCGATCCCGGTCAGCCGAAATTGAATATTATGCTTACGGTTAAATCCGGGCAATTACGAACCCATTTTATTCATACCGGAGTTCCGCACGTTGTCGTTTTCATTTCTGATATTCTCGAAATGTTGAAACGACCGACTACACTTGATGACCTTGATGTGGTTAATCTCGGTAGGGAACTTCGGTATCATCCAGAATTTCAGCCAGCAGGAACGAATGTTAATTTCGTTAAATGCGAGAATAAACAGACGTTACGGATTCGAACCTATGAACGTGGGGTTGAAAATGAAACGCTCGCTTGCGGAACTGGCTCAATTGCGAGTACAATTATTGCGTATCGGTTAGGTCGAGTTAGTTCGCCAGTAACCGTGCATACACGTAGCGGAAGTTTACTAAAAGTATATTTCGAAGCGACCCCGGATACCATTACCAACGTCTATCTTGAAGGCGATGCCCGGTTCGTGTATGATGGAATAATCTATGCAGATGCGGTAAAATAATATCCATAATAAATATTTAAATACCGCGAACGCGCTAGGTCGGAAATTTCATACAGGCTAACAGCCTGTGGTACTGTAGCGGAGTCCTTGAGAGTAACGCCGCCTGTTAGGCGGTAGAGAATATAATTTGTATTTAAATTTACTTTACAGGCTGACAGCCTGCGGTACTATAGCTGAGTCCTTGAGAATAGCGCCGCCTGTTAGGCGGTGAAAGAGGATAAGGTGTATTTCAATGTCCTTTTACAGGTACCAGTGTGCGAAACCGTAGTTGAACAACCCTTGACTAACGCTGGTCCGAAAAAATATGAACAGGGAAAATAAATATTTCCTATTCAATATTCTTCTATTCACGCTGATGTTATCTAGGATAGCGATAAGTCAACAGACCGATAAACCGAGTTCAGATACGGCGCTATCGCGAGTTGCAGTAGTTGATTTTGAAGCTATCGGGAGCGGGGTTGACCGCGAGTTTGGCAAAGGAGTCGCAGAGATTTTATCTTCTGCGTTAATCAAATCGAAAAAATATCGTGTGATTGAACGGAGTGCGCTCTTGAAGGTGCTGAAAGAGCAGAAATTACAGATGACCGATTTAGTTGACACAAAAAGTGCGGTTGAAGTCGGGAAATTTCTCGGTGCAGAAACGATTGTTACCGGCAGTATCATTAAAATGGGGAAAAGTTATACGTTAACCCCACGGTTTATTGACGTACAAACCGCAACCGCGAAAGAAAGCGAGAATTTAACCTGCACGAACGAAGAAGAAATACCACGGATGTGCAACCAAATCGTCGAGATTTTAATTGGCGAACGGCTGAAACCGAAATCAGTTACCTATCAGAAGGCTGGAGATTTGGAATTTGTTGACCAGAGTGCTGATGGTCGGTTTAAGGTTACCCGCGAGGGGATTATTCTGGATACGAGAACGGATTTAATGTGGGCACCAGACCCTGGCGGAGATAGAACGTGGTATCAAGCGAAAGAGTATGCCGAAAATCTGACGTTAGGCGGATATACTGACTGGCGACTCCCTACCAGAGCGGAATTAAAAGGATTGTATGAGCCATCGAAAGAGCATAAACCGTACGGGCACGAAGATTGGGGTTCTACAATAAAGATTGATCCGGTATTTAAGTTTAGCGGATATTGGGCGTGGAGTTCGGAATTATACGAAAGCGAAGGTTCTTCCGGTGCCTGGCTCTTGGACTTCGACGATGGCTACGAGGACTGGATCGACCGCGACGACTCCGACGGCGACAGAGTCTTGCCGGTCCGTTCCCGAAGGTAATATTGGTTATTTGGTTATTTGAATCTTTGATTATTTGAGGTTTTGGGGAGTCCAGAGGGGTTTACCCCTCTGGACGCGAAATTTTTTTATAGGGAAAAGAACATGGCACAATATGAACATCTCCAGATATATAAATCCACATTTGATTTACTGGTTTACTTTGAGAAAATAGTCAGGAATTTCAGCCGATATAATAAATATACTCACGGTTCAGCGCTAAGGAATATTACCCGAGATATCCTGCTATTGATTATTCGCGCAAATAACAGTTATGATAAAAAACCGGTTCTAGAAGAAATCCGGCTAAAACTCGAAGAGTTAAAACAGGTGATTCACGTTTGTAAAGAGCTACAGGTATTTCCCAATTTCAATTCATTTCAAACTAGTATTAATCAAGTAATCGAGATTGCGAAACAGAACGAGGGATGGCTCAAACATTCTTCGACTCGAGGGAATCGGTCTGAATCACAACCCAATCCTCATTAAAGGTAGGAATGTGAGCGAGCCAAGTAACATTACCTTGTCCTTCCCGCCCAGGTGGCATAGATATTCAGGAAATGGTATCCGAAACGGACTCGATTTCCGATGGCTAGCCGGGTATTCCGGCTAGGAAGTGGAAGGAAAAAAGGTTCTTCCGGTGCCTGGAACTTAAACTTCAACAATGGCAACGAGAACTGGAACAACCGCGACAACTCCAACAACAATCGGGTGTTGGCTGTCCGTTTCCGAAGGTAATATTGGTTATTTGGTTATTTGAATCTTTGATTGTTTGAGGTTTTGGGAAGTCCAGAAGGGTTTACCCCTCTGGACGCGAAAGTAACGCCGCCTGTTAGGCGGTGACAGAGTATAATTTGTATTTAAATTTACTTTACAGGCTGACAGCCTGTGGTACTGTAGTTGAATACTTGAGAGTAGCGCCGGCTATTAGCCGATATCATAGTTCAATTTTATTTACTTTTTTTACAGGCTGACAGCCTGCGGTACGATCCTGAAATTTTTCGGGTTAACCTTATTTGAACCCACCAGCTAAACTCCGTAAACCTGATTGGAATGCGTATCTGGAAGAAATATCTTCCCGTAAACTCGAATCGTTCTATCATTATACTCCGATAAAAAACCTCCCGCAAATATTATCTGCTGGCGGAATCTATAGTCGGCATCAGGCACGGTTACGAAATATTCAGCCGATAGAAATCCACGGATGGGGTGATAAATGGAAAGAACTCGAAGATTATATCTGTTTAAGTTTAGTTCCGCCGAGATGGATGCTGGATAAGAGCACCGAGCAATATTTAGCGCTGGCGATACAACCGTATGTCGCCGGATATCAAGGCACACTGTTTTCGTTGCGCAGTAGCGCAAGTATCGAAGTTAATGTAGTCGTATTAAAATCGCAGGATACAATTGACGATTTCGTTCGGTTATTTCGTAATCCGGATGAACCGAACCCGAAAAATCGATTATCAGAAATTCTGGTTGAAGATTTTATCCCGATATCGGATATACAGGCGATATATCTACCGACGTGGAAAGGTAACATACGCTACTTCTGGGTCTGGTTATTCAAAAAATGGAGTAATTTCCCTCGGTATGGTTTCTCCTACCCACCATTATTCGTTGACCCAAACAAGAAGTTATTCTAACCGTTATTGAATATTTAACTACGGACTTACATCCTGGCGGTTCCCCCTGTTGGCAAAAGCCAGGGCATTGAACCCAAATTAGGGGATAGATAAATTTAGTGCCTACAAAAAAAATCCGCTCGTTATCTCCCTTGCAGTCAATCTGACAGGAGAAAAATTTCAGTCGTCCCGAACGGGACTGAACTAACCGGGACGACTTATCAATCCCAGCCATAAATGGCTGGGCTAAATTCACTCATCCCTGAACGGGATAGATGGTTATAGCCCAGAACGGCAGTTCTGGGTTCAAAATTCACGGTTCCAAATTAGTCCCGATAGGGACGGATGAACCGAGATACTTCTCGCCACCTGAACATTATTACCAATCGGTGCATTCCGTTTGTAAACGCGGATAAATAATCTAGCAACATTTGTCAATTCTTTATATAATTAAAAAGGAAAAGAGAAAGGAGATACGATACAAAATGAAAAAGAAGTTTTATGGTTCACTAGTTGCAATCGTTACCCCGTTTAAAAACGGGCTGATTGACGAACAAGCGTTAACCGATTTGATTGAATGGCATATCGCCAACGGAACTGATGGGATAGTTCCCTGCGGGACTACCGGCGAATCCGCTACATTATCCCACGAAGAACATGAACGGGTTATTGAAATTACCGTTCAAACCGTTCGTGGTCGAATTCCGGTCATCGCCGGTTCCGGGTCGAATAGCACGAAGGAAGCGATTCGGTTAACCAAATTTGCGGAAAAAGCTGGTGCGGATGCTGCGCTGCTGATTAGTCCGTATTATAATAAACCGACACAAGAAGGACTCTATCAGCATTTTAAAGCGGTTTCAGAAGCGGTAGATATCCCGTTATTTTTGTATAATATTCCCGGTAGAACCGCAGTCAATATTTTACCGGATACCATGGCGCGACTCGCTGAATTAAAAAATATTATCGGCGTGAAAGAAGCGACCGGCGATATGAAACAGGTTGCTGAAACTATTGCGGTTTGTCCGAAAGATTTTATGATACTATCCGGCGATGATTTTACGACATTACCGCTATTAGCGCTCGGCGGGCACGGTGTCATTTCCGTTGTAGCAAATGTTGTTCCGAAAGAAACGGCAGCGATGTGTACCGCGTGGTTCGACGGAAATATCAACGAAGCAAGACGGTTACATTATTATCTACTCCCGTTAACGCAAGCAATGTTCCTAGAAACCAATCCGATACCGGTTAAAACTGCGTTAGCAGTAATGGGTAAAATTGACTCGGAATTGCGATTGCCACTATATCAGATGAGTAACAAAAATCTAGATAAACTGAAAGAAATACTTAGCCAGTATCAATTGATTTAGCTCCGAATATCAAAATCCGAATTTCGGAGTTTGAAAAAAGGGAGGTACTATGGCATTAAATAAAGAGTTATTAGAGATACTCGCTTGTCCAGTATGTAAAACGGATGTGATATATAACGAAGAAAAACAACAAATTATCTGCACCAAATGCGGCCGGAAATATCCGGTTAGAGATGATATTCCGATAATGCTGGTTGATGAAGCGATAACCGATGAGAAGTAAGAGGTAGTACCGCCTGTCTCGACGGTATCAGTTTTCGATAGCGCCCCGTTGTTTTGCAACAGGAATAAACTTTCGCGCACGGGTAATAATCATTAATAAAATGAAAATAACATATCGAAATATTGTTTGTTTGCTTATCAGCATTGTATTTCTATTCAGCTGGGCTAACAGCGCGCGCGATTCCGTTCAGGAATTATCCAACCGGATTCAGGAGCAATCAGCGAATACGCAAAATAGTCTGCTGAATTATCAGCTCTGCTACGATATTTCACGAGCATGGTGGTCGGTATACGAACCGGAATTAGCGCTCGATTTTTTATACGCTGCAGCTAAAGAAGCGGAATTGATGAACCCGGCGACCCTTTCCGCAATGAAACTGCTCGAATTAGCGAAACTTGCTACTCGGGAATACCGCGACCGGTCAACCGCAGAAGAAATGATACAACGCGCTCGCGACCGGATGCGACTTATTCTCGATTATTATGAATGGCGGATTCCCTATCGTGAAGCGAATCGGATTGAAAAAGAAGCGCAACGGTTGCAGTATCTCCCTCGCGGGAAATATATCCCGCGACCGGTAACGCTACCGGTGCCAGTCCAGCGAGATGTAATGCCAGGGTTCCCACCGGGAGATATTGTTCCGCAACAAGCACAAGTTGACCGAATTTATCCCACAACTCCACGACCGGAAACACCGCTGAATCCGATATTGCCGCCAAATAAACCGGATAAACCGCAAAAACCGCCACAGTTGGCAGAGAGACCGGATAAACCGGATAAACCGTCGTTACCGCCGAAACCACCTCAACCGCCGGATAAGCCCGAGAAACCCGATAAACCGCCGCTGCCGCCAAAACCGCCGGATAAACCAGAGGTGCCAAAACCGCCGAAACCACCAGATAAACCTGATAATCCACCCCAACCGCCGGATAGACCGAAACCGCCGCAGCCACCAAAACCACCGGATGTACCTGATAAACCGAAACCGCCGCAGCTACCGGATAGACCGCCGTTACCACCAAGACTGCCAAGCTCGGATACGACACGAGTTGGTAACTAGATTAATCATGAAAGGGTTATGCAATAGCGGATAAGCATATATATTAACGGAAGAACAACAAATT encodes:
- the dapA gene encoding 4-hydroxy-tetrahydrodipicolinate synthase — translated: MKKKFYGSLVAIVTPFKNGLIDEQALTDLIEWHIANGTDGIVPCGTTGESATLSHEEHERVIEITVQTVRGRIPVIAGSGSNSTKEAIRLTKFAEKAGADAALLISPYYNKPTQEGLYQHFKAVSEAVDIPLFLYNIPGRTAVNILPDTMARLAELKNIIGVKEATGDMKQVAETIAVCPKDFMILSGDDFTTLPLLALGGHGVISVVANVVPKETAAMCTAWFDGNINEARRLHYYLLPLTQAMFLETNPIPVKTALAVMGKIDSELRLPLYQMSNKNLDKLKEILSQYQLI
- a CDS encoding Trm112 family protein, whose translation is MALNKELLEILACPVCKTDVIYNEEKQQIICTKCGRKYPVRDDIPIMLVDEAITDEK
- a CDS encoding DUF1566 domain-containing protein, whose product is MNRENKYFLFNILLFTLMLSRIAISQQTDKPSSDTALSRVAVVDFEAIGSGVDREFGKGVAEILSSALIKSKKYRVIERSALLKVLKEQKLQMTDLVDTKSAVEVGKFLGAETIVTGSIIKMGKSYTLTPRFIDVQTATAKESENLTCTNEEEIPRMCNQIVEILIGERLKPKSVTYQKAGDLEFVDQSADGRFKVTREGIILDTRTDLMWAPDPGGDRTWYQAKEYAENLTLGGYTDWRLPTRAELKGLYEPSKEHKPYGHEDWGSTIKIDPVFKFSGYWAWSSELYESEGSSGAWLLDFDDGYEDWIDRDDSDGDRVLPVRSRR
- a CDS encoding DUF4433 domain-containing protein; protein product: MNPPAKLRKPDWNAYLEEISSRKLESFYHYTPIKNLPQILSAGGIYSRHQARLRNIQPIEIHGWGDKWKELEDYICLSLVPPRWMLDKSTEQYLALAIQPYVAGYQGTLFSLRSSASIEVNVVVLKSQDTIDDFVRLFRNPDEPNPKNRLSEILVEDFIPISDIQAIYLPTWKGNIRYFWVWLFKKWSNFPRYGFSYPPLFVDPNKKLF
- a CDS encoding four helix bundle protein, yielding MAQYEHLQIYKSTFDLLVYFEKIVRNFSRYNKYTHGSALRNITRDILLLIIRANNSYDKKPVLEEIRLKLEELKQVIHVCKELQVFPNFNSFQTSINQVIEIAKQNEGWLKHSSTRGNRSESQPNPH